From Arachis hypogaea cultivar Tifrunner chromosome 3, arahy.Tifrunner.gnm2.J5K5, whole genome shotgun sequence:
CCCTGTACCTCTCCATAAAACTTATCTCCACCATTGGATTATTGTTGGATACCATGAATCCAAATCAAAACTTGCGACACACACAAAATATGATCTTCATCGTGTGGTTCGTGTGTCAGACTCAGTCTCAAAGTCACATATTATACTAAGAAATAGTGGCGTATGTCAGGGAAATATTCTTGGACAGTATTTTGGACTTGGATCCGAAACACGAGGAACGGCTACGGATATTCCAGATCCTTTTGGGATAGAAATAGGAAATCCTGCAGAAATTCCAGAAGGATATGAGGAGAAATGGTTGCTCAATGTCCACGCCATCGATACACGAGGTGTAGAGGATAAGCTAGGCTGCACTGAGTGTAAGTGTCACCTTTATAATGTTACAGTCAATGAATACGGCAACCCTTTGCCTCCAGATTACGCAGGGGGTTTGTACTGTTGCTATGATGAGACTCAGTGCAGGTTGAAGAAAGGCTTTCAAGGTCCAAAGAGAAGCCTCTATCTGAGATACACTGTGAAATGGATCGATTGGGACGAATATGTTGTTCCTGTTAAGATTTATATAATTGATGTGACTGATACTTTGAAAATATCAGATACTTCAAATATAGCAAGCTCAAATCATGATTGCCGGGTAAGTGATTTCATCACAAAACGTGTATATTGTCTCAATCAAAATTTAACTCCATAAcatattttactctttttttgtTACAGATTGAGTATGAAGTTGATCCTTGCAACATAGACCCCAAGAAGAAAGGTAATGGTTGTGTTGATGTGAAGAGGACAACCGTCCCATTGGAAAAGGGTGGTTATGTGGTCTATGCTGTAGCTCATCAGCATTCAGGTGGAATCGGATCAACTCTATATGGACAGGTGATGATCAATAGTTATTCTTAATATTTGGAAATTACTTTCTAGTGCCATGACTTCATATGAAAAGTTGTTATTTCAACCTGTAATGAATAATGATTCTGTCCTCTAAATTCAAAGGTCTCACAGATCAATTTCTGTTTTCTGTTCATCGTCCGGTGTGATATTTTCAAGTTAGGATCATAGGTGAAAAATATTTTGGTCAAGCACAATTTGGCCTTGTTTTGCAATTTGAAAGCTGATATATGTCTTGATCAAGAAGTTAAATGCATATTGTTGTGTAGCTTATGTTCTGAAATTTGTGCACCCTGGTTTTCAGGATGGAAGGGTAATATGTACCTCAATGGCAAATTATGGAACTGGGGATAATGCAGGAAATGAGTCAGGTTACATTGTAGGAATGACCACTTGTTATCCTAAACCAGGTTCTGTAAAGATCATTGATGGCGAAAAATTAACTCTGGAGTCTAACTACAGCAGCACCACGCGAGGTCACACCGGAGTCATGGGGCTTTTCTACCTACTGGTTGCAGAACAGCTTCCTCATCAACATTAGTTCACTCATTCCTCTCCTTTCTTCAGGAATATAAACAATGTATTCAACTCATTTTGGCAATAATGTTAATAGCAGTGGTGTGTCatgtaatataatataaatatgtgAAAAGTAAAATAAGTTATAGCATATGAtacttataaattaaattaatatcttatatgataaaaaataaattaggtttATTTATTGAAAAACTTATGGGGTCAgcaattgttagtattttttattattatttaattagtacAAATACTAAAttgtttttaacaaataaattttaataaatttttttttatcaaagatagagaTAATCGAATTCACAACCTCTAAGTGAGTATGGAGAGATTATACCGTTTGAGTTATAGCTCATtggtaaataaattttaataattaatatgtataaattctgaaaaatatgtgtgtaaattgtattgatttatgtgtataaattttagtaaatataggtataaattatatattttttgtttataaaatttttgtaaatataaatataaattattacagATCAAATATTGTCGTGTAGTAGcccttgtttttatttattttaaattatcttttgaTAAAAGAGTGTTTTTTGTTTGTGGTGCCAGCGGATATGATTTTTTGTTCATATCAGAATCTCTTTTATgttctttttgaaaaataaaaatctatccTCTCCATCTTGATCTCCATATGTTctagatcttttttatttttttatttttttatgtgaaaattaTTCACACTCCATTTAGGTTTGTCCTCATTCCGTCGGAGATTGTTCATTTttcatgactttttttttttttggtagtcAAATTTCTAACCTGTGTTAGATTATTGGTATTTGGTAGTAAGCAATGagctttggatttttttttttctctaatataTTGTTcatcttttattattgttctatTTGATAGTATTCAGTTGTAGATACTATTATTTCTGATttgatatctttaaattttcttttttaaagtagTCCCATTTTATTATCTCTATATGATTCTTTAGTTTTGGAGTAGATTTAGTTCTTGGAGGCTCTATTTGCAATTTAAAAATAGATGATATTTTTTTTCTGGGTTTGAGATatagttagattttttttatgtaaattggtatgtatattttttgttataaaaaaagtTTTCTATATTAGTTTCATTGTGTCTCAAGTGATTATGttgttattctctttttttttttatcactctTCATATTATATGAGATATTCTAACTGCATAATTAACTGAAAATTGATCCTTTTGACATAATTACTGTATAGACTTATTCCACATTGCTTTAAGTTAAGTATATTTATCAtgcatctttatttttatatatatggaTGAGTTTAATTTtcactgaaataaattaaatttaaagtcgttgtttggctatttaaattaaaactatattattttgaataaaacTGCTATCTCTACACTATTACATGGCAAGTTCTCATTTGGTTCATTCATATCTTAATTATGACTCAATTCTATATgatacatgaaaattaaaatatgaatgaaAATTTTTCTGTCTATTAATATGTAATTAGGTAGTGTTAATAATGAATATTATTACATATATCAATTATAGCTATGCACATAGCAAGCTATGATGACTTTTTTTTGTCTAAATTCAAAAATACTTTAGCTTCCTCCTAATTTGAATTGTAGTCTACATATACTATATACACATAAACATGAAATAAACTCTATTAAGAATAACCTTtggtatttgatatttttttataggCACATGTGGTTGTATTCTAAATTCCATtccattaattttaataaatgtaGAAATTTTATAAAACATCACCAGCTACCGTAGTTGatattattattgtaaaaaatttaCATAGTTAATCATTGTCTGATCTTTAAAAACAATGTAAGCTTTTTGATAacagaaaagctctgcatacaagtcattagggcttgtatgctttacaagttaatTAACGAATAAACCCAAAAAACGCGATGCAAGGtctacgttcttcttcttcttcctcttcctcttcttcttcttcttttctttcgtttcttgccttctctttctcattcttcttcttcttgctgcacgtttttcttcctcttcctcttcctcttcttcttcttttcttttgtttcttgctttctctttctcgttctttttcttcttgcacgttcttcttcctctttcttttcttcttcttttctttcgtttcttgccttctctttctccttcttctccttcttcttcttcttgctgcacgttcttcttcctctttctgttcttcttcttcatttacgtgcttttctctctgttttctttcttcgttattctcgatttctattgttttttgacatcaagctctgaaatcgtttttgaagaagaagaaacagcaaaagatgaggaggagaaagagaaagagttctgaaatatgcataaggtgtacttcaacgaattttgggtgtatttcttaaatcctttgggtgtatttttgtaatcctttggatgtatttctgtaatcgtttgggtgtatttctgaagttctattatcttcaaatttggcaagaaaattgttttcatggaggaagaagaagaagagtcgttcataatgcatggtgagtagcgcgctttggaaacaggAAGTTGTTGAATAACATgcgttttatttacttttaaatgtGAAAGTGTGTAATACGTTAATTAAGTATAATACGTGTGTTTTATTGGACTTGTAAGACTTataagccaaaaagacttgtttatatgtgtagcaggcctcttTTGATAAATAATTGCATACCAATATGTTTTGCCCATTGTTGTTTATAGTTTATTTTATGTCtgaattaattatttaaagaatTTGCAGTCAGaattactttcttttttctttatcatccATTATATTTTGCTTACAAGCTATTATTGATGTTTCGAAATTGTAAATACTACTTTAAATCATAAACTTCTCTATTTTTGCTTTGTTACCTTTTTTATATTTAGTGGCTAAATTATTCATAGCTTAATCCTTAAGTTAGCAGAAATTATTactctataattttttattagactATGGAGTTCCACCATAACTTCTTAAGCATGATTATGTTTTATACCTCCTAATAATGTCAAATTGGCTCTAAAGAGGGTGAGTTGTCTTTCCTTGATAAATAAATGTCTCCTAGATCCTAATAATCAATATATCAACGAGTGGCTTTGTAAGTTTTatactaatatttattatttgtattaataTATGCAGATTAACAAAGCAAAAAACATATGAATGTTTAATAGTTTCTTATGGCATTTATCTGAAATTTGTAGAagcttttttcttatttcttcttgactatgtatttctttaattattttcatgttaaatttatatatttactttGCGGAAGCATTTAAAAATGATGTAGTTGTTTTAATTTGTATCCtcccttttgattttttttttttttggatttcttcatcataatttgttaatttttttcctCTTAAACTTTATTTAAAGTACAAAGTCTAATGCAATTGAAAAGCTTAAGCAACTTGAGTTAAActtaaattcaaaacataattcaataTTGAAAAAGGCAATAATGTATGCTTCTTTTGAAAATctataattgtattttttttattatcatccatttttttattttgatttctattctgttaatgtatatttataattttatatgactttttttcttattatgtAGCATGTGAAGTTAGTGatatatagttttaaattttagtgACACCACCTAATTTTTCAGTAGTGTCATTGCAGTGTTAGTTGACCTTAATCATAGAAAAAGGTTCATCTTCTCTAATGTGTGTATTATTATCTATGACTATTAACAAGTCTCAGACACAAATTTTAATAACTGAATGATTATATTCGCCGAAACTATTTTTACTCACGGACAAGTGGACAACTTTATATTACTCTttcaaagataaaattaaaatcaggGTTAAAGTATTAATTGAGAATAATTTTCAACCAAAACAACTATGAatgttgtttataaaatttttttctaaaatttggttgattatgtataattttaaaatttatttaatatgtaatttttAGACATTTTTATTCTTCTAAAAATTTGTTACTTTTCTGTATAAATTACTTCTAGATCCTCGTGAATTTATTTTTAGACATTTTATTCTTTTACAAATTGTTTACAACTTTAGTTTGTAATTATCTTATAATGTGTTTGTTATAATTGAGCGGTAATCTTATCTTATATATTCTTACaattttttcaaatataaaatcAGATAACTTAATTCTTAGgatctaatttaaaataaaaagcccATGTTTAGTTGCTTATCCTAATAATAGTTCAATATTAACTGATTTTCATTAAATTTATCAGTACGAGATACTCTCAGATCAtgaaatttaaactttaataGAGTTCTGTAATTGAATGATTGATTTATTAaatgaaatataatttaaatactacagtataatttttttgttattaagttTTCGAAGTCAAGCAAAAAAACTCTAtgcattattttaattcatttttaatttaagagaGTAATTTATCTTTGTAGATgtcaaaaaaaaaacttt
This genomic window contains:
- the LOC112734563 gene encoding uncharacterized protein isoform X3, whose product is MAISLVPCNFVDLCVLARVRKQLTINMSYASKDMVISLAILLLMLGTPCSSAFWKTQNKIKTAVHLSPKIELGPGSVSNKFYYDIEFPRGHVALKSFNAEVVDEAGNPVPLHKTYLHHWIIVGYHESKSKLATHTKYDLHRVVRVSDSVSKSHIILRNSGVCQGNILGQYFGLGSETRGTATDIPDPFGIEIGNPAEIPEGYEEKWLLNVHAIDTRGVEDKLGCTECKCHLYNVTVNEYGNPLPPDYAGGLYCCYDETQCRLKKGFQGPKRSLYLRYTVKWIDWDEYVVPVKIYIIDVTDTLKISDTSNIASSNHDCRIEYEVDPCNIDPKKKGNGCVDVKRTTVPLEKGGYVVYAVAHQHSGGIGSTLYGQDGRVICTSMANYGTGDNAGNESGYIVGMTTCYPKPGSVKIIDGEKLTLESNYSSTTRGHTGVMGLFYLLVAEQLPHQH
- the LOC112734563 gene encoding uncharacterized protein isoform X4, producing MSYASKDMVISLAILLLMLGTPCSSAFWKTQNKIKTAVHLSPKIELGPGSVSNKFYYDIEFPRGHVALKSFNAEVVDEAGNPVPLHKTYLHHWIIVGYHESKSKLATHTKYDLHRVVRVSDSVSKSHIILRNSGVCQGNILGQYFGLGSETRGTATDIPDPFGIEIGNPAEIPEGYEEKWLLNVHAIDTRGVEDKLGCTECKCHLYNVTVNEYGNPLPPDYAGGLYCCYDETQCRLKKGFQGPKRSLYLRYTVKWIDWDEYVVPVKIYIIDVTDTLKISDTSNIASSNHDCRIEYEVDPCNIDPKKKGNGCVDVKRTTVPLEKGGYVVYAVAHQHSGGIGSTLYGQDGRVICTSMANYGTGDNAGNESGYIVGMTTCYPKPGSVKIIDGEKLTLESNYSSTTRGHTGVMGLFYLLVAEQLPHQH
- the LOC112734563 gene encoding uncharacterized protein isoform X2; the encoded protein is MAYKNLSGLSKSKRCRLVLRLSLRLTINMSYASKDMVISLAILLLMLGTPCSSAFWKTQNKIKTAVHLSPKIELGPGSVSNKFYYDIEFPRGHVALKSFNAEVVDEAGNPVPLHKTYLHHWIIVGYHESKSKLATHTKYDLHRVVRVSDSVSKSHIILRNSGVCQGNILGQYFGLGSETRGTATDIPDPFGIEIGNPAEIPEGYEEKWLLNVHAIDTRGVEDKLGCTECKCHLYNVTVNEYGNPLPPDYAGGLYCCYDETQCRLKKGFQGPKRSLYLRYTVKWIDWDEYVVPVKIYIIDVTDTLKISDTSNIASSNHDCRIEYEVDPCNIDPKKKGNGCVDVKRTTVPLEKGGYVVYAVAHQHSGGIGSTLYGQDGRVICTSMANYGTGDNAGNESGYIVGMTTCYPKPGSVKIIDGEKLTLESNYSSTTRGHTGVMGLFYLLVAEQLPHQH
- the LOC112734563 gene encoding uncharacterized protein isoform X1; translated protein: MAYKNLSGLSKSKRCRLVLRLSLRDFDDRLTINMSYASKDMVISLAILLLMLGTPCSSAFWKTQNKIKTAVHLSPKIELGPGSVSNKFYYDIEFPRGHVALKSFNAEVVDEAGNPVPLHKTYLHHWIIVGYHESKSKLATHTKYDLHRVVRVSDSVSKSHIILRNSGVCQGNILGQYFGLGSETRGTATDIPDPFGIEIGNPAEIPEGYEEKWLLNVHAIDTRGVEDKLGCTECKCHLYNVTVNEYGNPLPPDYAGGLYCCYDETQCRLKKGFQGPKRSLYLRYTVKWIDWDEYVVPVKIYIIDVTDTLKISDTSNIASSNHDCRIEYEVDPCNIDPKKKGNGCVDVKRTTVPLEKGGYVVYAVAHQHSGGIGSTLYGQDGRVICTSMANYGTGDNAGNESGYIVGMTTCYPKPGSVKIIDGEKLTLESNYSSTTRGHTGVMGLFYLLVAEQLPHQH